Sequence from the Zeugodacus cucurbitae isolate PBARC_wt_2022May chromosome 2, idZeuCucr1.2, whole genome shotgun sequence genome:
aaaatattatgcaaTATTGAAGCTCTTTAGTTTCAAAACTTTTAAGAGTAATGTTCATATTGAATAAGAATGTCAGTAAGATATCATCGGTAAGATATCGCTCGGCGAAGATAAATTGTACGATCTATATCTTGATAATTCGAATCTGGTTATTATACTCCAGCTCTGCCATTAGAAAAAAGTCCTGAGAGCAAAAAATCCCAGAGAGCTCCACGGTTCCTTCAGCGAACATATCGAGATGTCTCAAGTCATCAATTCTCATGCTCGGACCGCACGGATATTGAAAGTTTAAGTTCCAAAAATCTAAAAGCTTATGTTTTTCTAGTTTCAAACTTGAATCGACCATTTCTTTTTCTCCGCATATAATTTACGAATTGCTGTTATTTTATATATCGGTAcgaatatttaatttctatttcttttaatGAGATCGATTTGAAATTGCGCTATacataaactgaaaaaaaagaGCGGTCCACGGATTGATAAACCATATATACGAACAAAACATAATCCCTCGACAATGTAATTGACCGCAGCGGGGAAAAACTGCTGCcttgcaaaataaattattgttgagCACTTATTATGGTGTActgacaaaataattaaattttactacaGCGAATTGCAAAATGAGCAAACAAAATGGGATCGGGGGCTTAaaccatatatacacatacagagagattaaaaatattttcgagcaTTGCTGACCGCAGTTGATTGACAAATGCGCTGCGGGCGACGTGAAATCAATGGAAAATGCGCAACGCAGCAATCGAAAAACCGTTGAGTGATGAAGTGGAGGCGGGTAAGCCTGTCACTCGAGGCGAGCTATTGGCGTATGTGCGACTACAATGAGCGAAATGCGTCAAGCGCTATTGGAAGCCAAAACAAATGGAAAAGCtatgattttgatattttttcgcaAAGTACAAAATTTTGGCAACccgcaattgtttttttttttttgttttgcttggttTGCACCAGCTGTGTGGCAGTTGGAAGTCACTGCGTTAGTGGGTCACCAGTGTACGTTGTAATAATAGTGATTTGCGAaaaacttttcaatttcaattcatacaaaaacttatttatttatttattcaccaCTCGCATGACAAACTGAAAAGTTTGTGCCTTGCAAAgtgcaaaaaatatacaaaaagatTTAACAATGCTCTGCGCTTCACTTGTGGTTCAACGCAAAGCGTAAAgcgattataaaaaatatttaacaacaataacagtactAAATaatcaacaaacaacaactatctcAGCTTATTTGAAATTGGGTGGCAAGTATGCATTGTTACCGGCATGTCCGCCGATGGCACCACCGCCAATACCACCACCAATACCAGCACCAACACCAGCTCCAGCGCCAGCATGAGCACCAGCACCGGCACCATCGCCGCCACCGAGTGAGCCGATGACCGAGCTGACTGGTGCGACACCCTCGTCGGTGACCTGGCTGCTGCCGCCGAGCGCATCGTATTGAGCTTGGATTTCCTGTTGGGCATGTTGAGCCTCCTCGGCGGTCTTGTACTTGATGAAGAAGACTTCGGGTTTGGTGGTGACTGGGGCCTGTTCCAAGACTTGTGCGTCGATATCGGTGCCGTCGGTCTTCTTGTTGAGCACATAGATGACGGTCTTCTCTTCGTTGATGGCGGGTGTGATCTTGATGGAGGCCTTCTTTTGTGAACGGTTTGGCGATTTGATGAAGACAACATTGTAGTTCTTGCGTGGCACACCGACGGTGATGTGTTTCTCTTGGTATTGCTCCTCAGCATCTTCGGGTGCGGTATGGATGAAGAAACGTTTTGAGACtacagcttgttgttgttgcacgccaGCACCGCCATGTCCGAAGAAACCACCTTGTCCACCGCCAATGCCGCCGGAAACACCACTGCTGCTACCGCCGAAGAAAGCGCCACCAGCACCGGAGGACTGACTGAACTGACCGAAACCACCATGTCCATGTGCGATCGCGCCACCTGCGCCATGTCCGGCACCATGTCCGACACCATGTCCAGCGGAAGCTGGGTTGTAGTTATAGCCTTGTGGTGCGGCGATGGCCACGGCGGACAAACACAAAACCTATATGAATGAGAGTAGAAAAGTTAATGTAGCGTTAGTGCTGCTGTGTGTAATCCTTTGAAGACCGCAAGTGCTTACAATGAATCCACGCATTTCTCTGCTTAGGTTTGTTTAGTTGGGatagttgtggttgttgtgtgaCTGTAGTTGTTTGGTTTGCTTGAAGCTTTGCTTTGAACTGATGAACTGTGGCACGGCGCAGCACTTTTATAGCAACCAAAAGTTTGGCAGCACGCAGATGATGGACCCCAGCGCGGCGCATCACCATTACAGCACTTCAGCGTGCACACCCCCCATCGCTCTCTGTGCCCTCGAGTCAGCCGCAACGCCTCCTCAGTCAGCATCCGCAACATAGCTGGGCTTAGTAAATAGTTTTAGTTGTTGCACTTCCACGCTCTTCGCATCGCGTCAGCTGATGGATTTCTTATCGCTTTTAATGTTGTCTAGCATTGTTGCTtctcactttgttgttgttgtcagcacTAGCAACGCTGACTTTCGTTCAATTTTCAGCGCTCTGCTTGCACCAATCTGTTCCGCAGTATCCGATTTTGGGTTAATTACCCAGCTCGCTGCTCGTACCGCAACTACAGCTCGAGCTTCAGCTAACGCGGCGTTGGGCGCTAGCTCAGCTTATTTGATTATCTAGCGTATCGATGGTATTTCTATTTTCAAACTAAtactaatttctataaattcccAATGACCTGTGGCTAAGTGCGCTCAGCTGTGGCCGGAGCGTTGCCAAAACATTTCTTTGGCTGACACCTCGCCAACATTGGCGATCTTAGGCGACCATTGGATCGGAGATAAGCGCAGCAGTAACAGTGCGGACACAAACGTATGAAGCGGTGAGCAAAGcgtcgtacatatgtatgtaattacaaGCTGACATAGCAGCGCATAGAAACCCATGTCAAGCCTTGCGTCATATATAGTAATTATCCAACTGTTTCGCTTTAGTGTAAATTTCAACGCCACTGCCGCCGCGGCCACACCGCTTGCCGCTCGTCATCAGGTTGCATATAgctacatagatacatatgtatgtaatataaccTGCGGCAATTactcgcatacatatgtatgtttgtatatacaagcATGTACTATATGTCAGCGAATTTGTTTTAGTTTAGCggcacacatgcatacacataaacatatgtcCATACATACAGTATGTATGTGGAGTCACAGTacctgtaatatttaatttgaatattttcttttaatttatttccattCAATTTAAGAAACTACAAATCATCACTGTTTTATTACTTTTGTCTATTTTCGCGGCGCAAAAAAAGCTTTCTATTATGCTGCCTGCTTTGTTGTTTCTGTAGATGCCTGTGTTGTTTAACTGTAAACTGTCCATTTATGAgcaataattacaaatttagCTTTTCTtggatttttatttcattctttTTGCCTTttctagtttttgttgtttttttgcgaaattgcgaattttcaattgtttttgcatttatttgtatactATTAAGATGAATTTGATGGTTTAGCGACATTTATgcaaaatcaatataaaaacaaaataaatagttttaagaaaggcaaaaaaaaaaaataaaaataaataaaaaaagttgtgGAACTATGTCGTAAACAGACACTAAAACTGATGGCCcacattaaaacatttaagttAAGagcaataagaaataaaataaattgatttttaaatcatttcagAAGATGGCTTACTATTTTTAGGAGctaatttgttttgtaatttaagTATATGTCTATAGTAGATTAGTGGATAAACAGGGTGCACAGGGTGCACAAACTTTTATGTTAGTACAGAATGAATAACTTTGATATGGGTTAAACACGTTTTGGAAACCTATTTTCAATTCTTCACAATATCAACCATTAATTCCTTCATAcccttttatattatttactagCGGACCCTACAGACGTTGTTCAGCATGATATTTCAAACTATTAGGATATTAAACAAAGCATTGGATTGACGATTTGGTACACAGACAGTAGCGACatccaattataaaacatttcccaaaCAAATTTTCCCAAAACAATACCTTCAGGCGGTTTCTATACAGTAGCACTGGCGCATTCTATTTTTGGCAAATagaaaacatcaaaaaaattcatagaaataaaatttattgaattcacTATATTAAATGTCATTCAAATCGACCAAGTCGTTTAGGAGTAGTTCagtgacatacacacacatagacgaatttcatttataaatattaataacatatatatttgttttatcaaCACAGCTTCCAAAATATCGTGACCAACAGGCTCTTCTAATAAATCTACTCGCCGTTTGGTTAAAAATTTTGTGGAGCACAGGATAGTGAAAGATCGACATCGTACAGCTTGTCAACTAATATTGGCGACTGACCATTCTGGATGCATGGCTGTGCAGGACTAAATAATCTATCGAATCTTGCCAATAATGAACCAGATATATGGAAAAAAGTATATGAGCGACGCTAGCACAATCACACTATCTAGTGGCGTTAATATAATATGAAACATTTCGGGATctggagaatataaaatgtctgCTAATGCGTGAAAAAGATCTTGACATGATCAGATGTATCATGTTAATAAGAgtaacgaattaaataaaatcatcaCATTAAAGATAAAATATGGGGCATCCAGGATATAGctgttttttggacataatgttttaaagaagaaataaagcGCTTATAATTTACTGATATGACAAAGAATATAGCttcattataaagataaggatttatcattatgttttaaaaatgatttcgggcAAGTAATTCCATCCATTATGAAATGATAAACCAAACTAAAATGCCCAACTCAAAAAACTCTTTGAAAGCCTCACCTCTAAAAAAACACCCTCtatatgtgtgaatatatttatatataaaataaaaactaattcgcttctatttcatcaataaatattGTGTCATTTTATTCGCGCATATCGaatgctataaatatttatttgtgcgcTGAAAGTTTTAATGACACGGATTATTGGATTGTAATAAATCGGTTAGATATGAGATAACTCACTCAGTATGCCAGTAAAGAGACATATAACCTTTGTTGCTAACTTCCaaaatgattttgttaattACCTGATGATTTGAAGCGTATAAGGTTATagaaataatgtaaacaaattaaaaaaatatatatgcgttaagagatatatttatgtacaactacatacatgtatacacgagtacatatataactatttAAGTACTGTCCTTCCTTGGTTCGTGTGTGTAAACCttgatttatagaaaaaattacaaaaaagtttCTTCACGACACCTACTAGTATTTTTCAAAGATTTCGACATGAAGTTACATATTGTATTATTAGAACACGATATGTATAGCTAACCTCATGAccttttattaattacaaagaGGGGTTTtactgtaaaataaataatagataaTTTAATAGAATTATATATCATAACACAgccacagaaaaaaaaatttttggttcTGACCTGGGGGTCTCACTATGTagactttatgtgttttgggtcgctgaatccgaatccgaggtccatttaaccccatcagttcaggattttgacataacctcaaaaaaccaatatggcggacacgttttcgaaaaattcatcggattcgcttgaaattcgttactcgggggtttttggggtcgctgattacgaatttgaagtcagtttttgaaaattcaaaatggcggatccaatatggcgcacacttttttgaaaaattcatcaaattcacttaaaattcgttactcgggggtttttggggtcgctgattacgaatttgaagtcagtttttgaaaattcaaaatggcggatccactATGGCGGAcgacatttttaaaaattcataggattcgcttgaaattcgTTACTCAGGGGTTTCAagagtcgctgattacgaattaaaaatgagtttttaaaaattcaaaatggttgTGGAAAGAATTTTAGGTATCAGTCGAAATTATTTTAGCGATTTGTCCTGATGGAGGTATACTTTACTCGATCGAATTCTGCTCCATGAAGTCTTCAGTGTACACTAAAGAAAAATATGgataataaatcttatttatttttgaaaaatataatttatttaatagtatattttttgtaaatattttagtatattttaatttgattgctTTTTTGTCTTTCTTCCAACGGTTAAACATTGATTTACAAGAATTGCAAATTATATTGGGAACCCATGCATTCTCATCAATTTGTAAATCAAAAATTGCCTTGTACGTGACTTTGATGTCATCAGTAATTTTGTTTCGCAATGAACTAACTTCGTACTTGCAGCAGATATAACAAAACACATCGCGATTACTATCGCAGTTGTGACATAGATTGTTACTTTGTCTTGTCGCAGTATACTCTACATTAGCCAAGTTTCCCACCAATGAAGAGCTGCAGTTGTTGGATGACGACGCCTGAGAGCCTGCTTTCTCACTCTCAACCGCCGATACTGGGGTTCCGAGTCCCTGCATCGTAACACGTTTCTTACGCGGGTCTGCCATGACGGCATCAAAGCCGTTATCCAGGGACTTAGCCGGATAGCGGACAATCTCCGTTGCCCACCGTCACCACGTGGAGGTGCCCTTGATGCAGACACACGCAAGATCCAATTACTCAGCATAGGACTTAAGCAAAATGTACTCTTCTCAAACAAAGAACCGAAATAAGATTTATTATCCATATTTTTCTTTAGtgtatccgccattttgaattttcaaaaactgacttcaaattcgtaatcagcgaccccaaaaacccccgagtaacgaattttaagtgaatttgatgaatttttcaaaaaagtgtccgccatattggatccgccattttgaattttcaaaaactgacttcaaattcgtaatcagcgaccccaaaaacccccgagtaacgaatttcaagcgaatgcgatgaatttttcgaaaacgtgtccgccatattggttttttgaggttatgtcaaaatcctgaactgatggggttaaatggacctcggattcggatccAGCGacccaaaacacataaagtctACATAGTGAGACCCCCAGGTCAgaaccaaaaaatttttttgtgtggctgtgtaattgatcaattaaccagccTTTGCTTGATAGatatatttatcataaaaaaaaataatttttctacattaatttttaatcgaattaaaaaagaaaaagcagTGCAACTCTgggttgttgtccacgctgtaaatttggttgcgtttattgataaaaaagcaatcagctgataaatcttaccaacttcttatcaaaagcaaaaacgaaaatgtataacagctgatcgttaatggAGTAGCcagcagtgcgaagggcaaaaactgatttctgaattataatcttaatgtatttaattaattagacTATGCGAAAAGACTATTAAAGGGATATACCTTTAACAGAGTCATTTGAGGTTCTGCGGTTTGcatatataataatactttatggtgaaaaaaattgtaaaaatgtatttctcccaatgcaatttcattataattaaaaagggtctatgtttaaaatttttataaataattgtttgctCTCTCTTTTGTTCGTTTTAACTACATTTCACGATACGGAGTTTAAAGTTAtaatcaaatacaaatatgGGCTTCATCAGAAAATTCACTCATTCGCAGATATCTCATTGaatgaaatatggaaaaaaattggacttttaaaaATGTCGCCACATATCTAAGCATCACCGAgtaagcattttaatttcattttatttacttttctggCCTCATAACTTAgcagtattaaattttatgaaaataataaaaaatacgacGCACCTTCAGCTTAAGTCGGCAACAGTGTgctacaaaaatgcaaaaaaatgttaaaatgataaataaaaactacaatttatttaatgttgttgttggctagTGGCTACGTTATGAACTTTACATAAAACTCGGCATGAAAAAGTGTGTCTGCGTGCGCCGGCCCTCCGCAAGTGCAACCTTTATATGTGTTTCTAATTAATTACGGTAATATAGGATgtgcaaattataaaaaaaaaaacaatttgtaaattattttttattt
This genomic interval carries:
- the LOC105211908 gene encoding pupal cuticle protein 36 yields the protein MRGFIVLCLSAVAIAAPQGYNYNPASAGHGVGHGAGHGAGGAIAHGHGGFGQFSQSSGAGGAFFGGSSSGVSGGIGGGQGGFFGHGGAGVQQQQAVVSKRFFIHTAPEDAEEQYQEKHITVGVPRKNYNVVFIKSPNRSQKKASIKITPAINEEKTVIYVLNKKTDGTDIDAQVLEQAPVTTKPEVFFIKYKTAEEAQHAQQEIQAQYDALGGSSQVTDEGVAPVSSVIGSLGGGDGAGAGAHAGAGAGVGAGIGGGIGGGAIGGHAGNNAYLPPNFK